A single window of Populus nigra chromosome 17, ddPopNigr1.1, whole genome shotgun sequence DNA harbors:
- the LOC133677277 gene encoding uncharacterized protein LOC133677277, producing the protein MGLLRSLAMLSLLTLIVWLPGISAQSINSARPLDALLQDYAYRAFVRPRTGIAYDGTVPSNLTGIKIAAMRLRSGSLRRKGVKMYKEFGIPEGVVVLQYVERLVLVYQNLGNWSSAYYPLHGYAYLAPVLGLMAYNASNLSATNLPELHIRVSGDPLNITFPDVQSAPVGSIAKCVGFDLQGLPTFSNVSSGNVCLTTQQGHFSIVAESLAPSPTPVSPTPSPPNVGPVPSGRGKKNSKKVGIIVGSVLGGLLLLVFLSFFVLWAQKLKQRKKMQQMERAAEVGESLQMTSVGETKAPAAMVTRTQPTLENEYVP; encoded by the coding sequence ATGGGGCTTCTTCGAAGTCTCGCGATGCTTTCTCTTCTTACATTGATCGTCTGGTTGCCGGGGATTAGTGCTCAGTCAATAAATAGTGCGCGTCCCCTTGATGCTCTTCTCCAAGACTATGCTTATAGAGCATTTGTTCGTCCTAGGACTGGCATTGCATATGATGGGACTGTTCCTTCGAACTTGACTGGGATCAAGATTGCTGCCATGAGGCTCAGGAGTGGGAGCTTGAGAAGAAAAGGTGTTAAGATGTACAAAGAGTTTGGGATTCCCGAAGGAGTGGTGGTGCTGCAATATGTGGAGAGGCTTGTTTTGGTCTACCAAAATCTGGGCAATTGGTCTTCGGCATACTACCCGCTGCATGGTTATGCTTACCTTGCTCCAGTTTTGGGACTTATGGCTTACAATGCTTCAAACTTATCTGCTACGAATTTGCCTGAGTTGCACATCAGGGTATCTGGCGATCCCCTAAATATCACATTCCCGGATGTGCAATCTGCTCCAGTTGGGTCTATTGCAAAGTGTGTGGGGTTTGATTTACAGGGTCTTCCAACTTTTAGCAACGTGTCTTCTGGAAATGTATGCTTAACAACCCAACAAGGGCATTTTTCAATAGTTGCTGAGTCGCTTGCCCCTTCTCCAACACCAGTATCTCCTACTCCATCTCCTCCGAATGTGGGTCCTGTACCAAGTGGACGGGGAAAGAAGAACTCTAAAAAAGTTGGGATAATTGTTGGGTCTGTCCTGGGTGGATTATTGCTGTTGGTGTTTTTGTCATTCTTCGTATTGTGGGCACAGAAGTtgaaacagaggaagaaaatGCAACAGATGGAGAGGGCTGCAGAGGTGGGGGAATCCCTACAGATGACATCGGTTGGGGAAACGAAAGCACCGGCAGCGATGGTTACCCGAACACAACCGACCCTTGAGAATGAATATGTGCCATAA